The following coding sequences lie in one Metallumcola ferriviriculae genomic window:
- the rpoN gene encoding RNA polymerase factor sigma-54: MRMGYDLTLQQTQKLVMTPELRQAITILQFSTIELADYLEQAVLENPVLELKDEAPEEKPADEEPTDKFDVDWQEYFQDGSDIGYVGRSGGSRNEFSYDQFVTRSPNLHDHLYMQLYLTVETEQEKKIGEFLIGNIDDNGYLCTTVDDAAEQMAVSAAAVERVLQMVHTLDPPGIGARDLIECLLLQLKHEKGETYALAEQIIRFYLDDLAAGRISRIAQKLRVESRQVQQAADVIKRLDPKPGCKFSDGNDVKYIIPDVVLERVEGEYIVLVNDVNTPRLGINPFYRTILKNGTKFDSGTKEFLESKLNAASWIIRSIEQRRLTLYRVVNTIVDFQREFFDKGVKHLTPLNLKQVADILSIHESTVSRATANKYVQTPLGVFPLKFFFASGVHTTGGPSTSSESIKKMLEEIIQEENKKKPLSDQRLTKMLNMQGINISRRTVAKYRGEMGVPSANKRRRY, encoded by the coding sequence ATGCGTATGGGTTATGATTTAACCCTTCAACAAACTCAAAAACTGGTGATGACGCCTGAACTGCGTCAGGCCATTACCATCCTGCAGTTTTCTACTATTGAATTGGCTGATTATTTGGAACAAGCGGTGTTGGAAAATCCGGTCTTAGAATTAAAAGACGAAGCACCTGAAGAAAAACCTGCAGATGAGGAGCCTACTGATAAGTTTGATGTTGACTGGCAGGAATATTTTCAAGATGGCAGTGACATCGGCTATGTGGGCAGGTCCGGCGGCAGTCGCAATGAATTTTCCTACGACCAGTTTGTAACTCGATCGCCTAACTTACATGACCATCTGTATATGCAGCTTTATTTGACAGTAGAAACGGAACAGGAAAAGAAAATTGGCGAATTTCTTATCGGTAATATAGATGATAACGGCTATCTTTGTACAACTGTGGATGATGCTGCTGAGCAAATGGCGGTTTCCGCTGCGGCCGTAGAACGGGTATTACAAATGGTTCATACTCTGGACCCCCCCGGTATTGGCGCTCGGGATTTGATAGAGTGTTTACTCCTTCAGCTCAAGCATGAAAAAGGGGAGACATATGCCTTAGCGGAACAGATTATTCGTTTTTATTTAGACGATTTGGCTGCCGGCAGAATAAGCCGCATTGCTCAGAAATTAAGGGTTGAATCTCGTCAGGTGCAGCAGGCGGCAGATGTAATCAAACGGCTGGACCCTAAACCCGGCTGTAAGTTTAGTGATGGCAATGATGTTAAGTACATTATTCCCGACGTCGTGTTGGAGCGGGTGGAAGGCGAATATATAGTATTGGTCAATGATGTCAATACACCGCGATTGGGGATTAACCCTTTTTACCGCACTATCTTGAAAAACGGTACTAAATTTGATTCCGGTACAAAAGAGTTTCTAGAAAGCAAATTAAATGCAGCATCATGGATTATCCGCAGCATTGAACAGCGGCGTTTGACTCTTTACCGGGTAGTTAATACCATTGTAGATTTTCAACGGGAGTTTTTTGATAAAGGCGTTAAACATTTAACACCTTTAAATCTGAAGCAGGTGGCCGATATTTTAAGCATACATGAATCCACGGTCAGCCGTGCCACTGCTAACAAATATGTGCAGACTCCGTTGGGGGTATTTCCGTTAAAATTTTTCTTTGCCAGTGGTGTACACACCACCGGCGGCCCCAGCACATCTTCTGAAAGTATTAAAAAGATGCTTGAAGAAATTATCCAGGAAGAAAATAAGAAGAAACCACTTTCTGATCAAAGATTAACTAAAATGCTGAACATGCAGGGAATTAATATTTCTCGCCGTACTGTAGCCAAATACAGGGGTGAGATGGGTGTACCCTCGGCAAATAAGCGACGACGTTACTAA
- a CDS encoding acyltransferase, which translates to MRRIQRYPVEGKNSLQYWPQVVGRWKSIRNFIIIQLSRYSPSMGLKTWLFRHLLGMEVGKNVSVGLMAMVDIFYPEMITLGNEVILGYNSTILCHEFLRHEYRLGPVRVEDDAVICANSTLLPGVTVGKGAIVAAGSVVTRDVAPYTMVGGVPAQVIKKLPGGKRENVVQMH; encoded by the coding sequence TTGCGGCGTATTCAACGGTACCCTGTAGAGGGAAAGAATTCCCTGCAGTATTGGCCCCAGGTGGTGGGACGGTGGAAAAGCATTAGGAATTTCATCATTATTCAGTTAAGCAGGTATTCTCCGTCCATGGGTCTGAAAACCTGGCTTTTTAGGCATCTTCTCGGGATGGAAGTAGGGAAGAATGTTTCCGTGGGCCTGATGGCTATGGTTGATATCTTTTATCCGGAGATGATCACTTTGGGAAACGAGGTTATCCTTGGCTATAATAGTACTATTCTATGCCATGAATTCTTGCGCCACGAATATCGATTGGGGCCTGTACGGGTAGAGGATGATGCAGTCATCTGTGCCAATAGTACGTTGCTGCCGGGTGTAACAGTGGGTAAAGGTGCCATTGTGGCAGCAGGTTCAGTGGTGACCCGTGATGTAGCACCATATACGATGGTGGGCGGTGTGCCGGCGCAAGTGATAAAGAAATTACCGGGAGGGAAACGGGAAAATGTGGTCCAAATGCATTGA
- the whiA gene encoding DNA-binding protein WhiA has protein sequence MSFSAKCKNELARKVPEKECCRLAELSALIRMDGTIKLEAGQKISLWIDTENAAVARKTIKLIKNLFDIDTQTLVRRRQRLRKNNVYRVEVAHQPGLMRMLQQTGTDWIMGRGMEQWEGKHLDKLCCQKAYLRGAFLAAGSVNDPQAGSYHLEIVSHDHGQLNLLRRMINRFKLEPRLTNRKDGEMLYLKGAEKIIGFLSLVGAHSALLNFENIRIYKDIRNNVNRLVNCDSANLNKSVNAAARQIEAIQLIAAETGLDKLSPALRDIAYMRMENPDVSLKELGEMMDPPLGKSAVNHRIRRIEQAAAKYKR, from the coding sequence ATGTCCTTTTCTGCCAAGTGTAAAAATGAGCTAGCCCGAAAAGTGCCGGAAAAAGAATGCTGCCGATTGGCAGAATTAAGTGCCTTAATACGCATGGACGGTACGATTAAGCTGGAAGCAGGGCAAAAAATCAGTCTCTGGATAGATACTGAAAATGCTGCGGTGGCAAGAAAAACCATTAAGCTGATAAAAAACCTTTTTGATATTGATACTCAAACCTTGGTCCGACGTAGGCAGCGTCTGCGTAAGAACAATGTTTATCGGGTGGAGGTAGCACATCAACCGGGATTAATGCGGATGCTGCAGCAGACAGGCACCGATTGGATAATGGGCCGGGGTATGGAACAGTGGGAAGGGAAGCACCTGGACAAACTGTGCTGTCAAAAAGCCTACCTGCGAGGGGCTTTCCTGGCAGCTGGCTCAGTAAATGATCCCCAAGCAGGTTCATACCATCTGGAGATAGTGAGTCATGATCACGGCCAGTTGAATTTGCTGCGGCGTATGATAAATCGCTTTAAGTTGGAACCGCGGTTGACTAACCGCAAGGATGGTGAGATGTTATATCTAAAAGGAGCAGAAAAAATAATTGGCTTTCTCAGCCTGGTGGGGGCGCATTCGGCCCTGCTTAACTTTGAAAATATTCGCATTTATAAAGATATTCGTAATAACGTTAATCGGTTAGTAAATTGCGATTCGGCTAATCTTAATAAATCAGTAAATGCTGCTGCTCGACAAATAGAAGCAATACAGCTCATTGCCGCTGAAACTGGCCTGGATAAACTCAGCCCGGCCCTAAGAGATATTGCTTATATGCGTATGGAGAACCCGGATGTAAGCTTAAAGGAGTTGGGAGAAATGATGGACCCGCCTTTGGGGAAGTCGGCGGTAAACCATCGCATTCGGCGTATTGAGCAGGCAGCGGCGAAATATAAAAGGTAA
- a CDS encoding DUF1405 domain-containing protein — MWSKCIEVVRAPERKWFMQLLIVVNVLGSAYGYYWYRAQLAANPLTLWPVIPDSPRSTTFLALALLLLLAGRKVSWLQAVAYTGVIKYGIWAVAMILHAWALGDSRNFTDWMLLVSHGGMAIQGVVFLRPAYISAAAVVVAIVWMVFNDAADYIFMLHPYLFNSEQLSLAMATAIGLTILLSFLLLAKQRVVSKD; from the coding sequence ATGTGGTCCAAATGCATTGAAGTAGTGCGTGCCCCTGAACGCAAGTGGTTTATGCAGCTGCTAATAGTAGTTAATGTGTTGGGGTCCGCTTATGGTTACTACTGGTATCGTGCCCAGTTAGCAGCAAATCCATTAACTCTGTGGCCGGTGATACCGGACAGTCCACGCTCCACAACCTTTCTTGCCCTGGCACTATTGTTGTTGTTGGCCGGGCGGAAAGTGAGCTGGCTGCAGGCGGTGGCTTACACCGGCGTAATTAAATACGGCATTTGGGCAGTGGCGATGATCTTGCATGCCTGGGCATTAGGTGATTCCCGCAATTTTACTGATTGGATGCTGCTGGTCTCCCATGGGGGGATGGCAATTCAGGGGGTAGTGTTCTTGCGTCCTGCCTATATCAGCGCCGCAGCGGTGGTTGTGGCGATTGTGTGGATGGTTTTTAATGATGCGGCGGATTATATATTCATGCTGCATCCCTACCTATTCAATTCTGAGCAGCTATCTTTGGCAATGGCCACGGCCATCGGGTTAACTATCTTGCTTTCTTTTCTATTGCTAGCCAAACAGCGGGTTGTTTCGAAGGATTAA
- a CDS encoding phosphoglycerate kinase yields the protein MNKLTLQEVDVKGKRILVRVDFNVPMQDGKVTDDTRIRAALPTIKYLVEEEAKVILITHLGRPKGQYKEELKLDPVAQRLADVLHMQVGKVNGVVGEAVKQAVDQLKPGEVLLLENVRFEPGEKANDAEFAAQLAELADIYVNDAFGTAHRAHASTAGVAKHLTAAAGFLMEKEIEAMGQALTDPQHPFSAILGGAKVSDKIGVINNLLNKVDALIIGGGMANTFLQAQGLDMADSLVEKEKLEAARVIMQQAEKQGVKLLLPVDVVVAEEVSADSSHKTVAVDQVPAGWKAVDIGDSTVQLFTEQIRQSRTIIWNGPMGVFEMEPFAGGTNALARAMAEVEGTTIVGGGDSVAAVEKTGVASQLTHISTGGGASLEFLEGKELPGIAALTDK from the coding sequence ATGAACAAACTGACGCTGCAGGAAGTGGATGTAAAGGGTAAGAGGATACTGGTGCGGGTGGACTTCAATGTGCCGATGCAGGATGGGAAGGTAACCGATGATACTCGTATCCGGGCAGCTTTGCCCACCATTAAATATTTGGTGGAGGAAGAAGCTAAAGTAATTTTGATAACGCACTTGGGCAGACCAAAGGGGCAGTACAAGGAAGAATTAAAATTAGATCCGGTGGCCCAAAGGCTTGCCGATGTCCTACATATGCAGGTAGGAAAGGTTAACGGAGTAGTTGGTGAAGCTGTTAAGCAGGCGGTTGACCAGCTCAAACCCGGAGAAGTGCTGCTGTTAGAGAATGTGCGCTTTGAGCCGGGTGAAAAGGCCAATGATGCGGAATTTGCTGCTCAATTGGCAGAGCTGGCCGATATCTATGTTAATGATGCTTTTGGTACAGCTCATCGGGCACACGCTTCAACAGCCGGCGTAGCCAAGCACTTGACAGCGGCTGCCGGGTTCTTGATGGAAAAGGAAATCGAAGCAATGGGTCAAGCTCTAACAGATCCTCAGCATCCGTTTTCCGCCATTTTAGGCGGCGCTAAGGTTTCGGATAAAATCGGTGTTATAAATAACTTATTAAATAAAGTGGACGCTTTGATTATCGGCGGCGGCATGGCCAATACCTTTCTACAGGCTCAGGGTCTTGATATGGCAGATTCTTTGGTAGAGAAGGAAAAGCTTGAAGCGGCAAGAGTCATCATGCAGCAGGCGGAGAAACAGGGTGTAAAGCTGCTGCTGCCTGTGGACGTAGTGGTAGCTGAGGAGGTTTCGGCCGACAGCAGCCACAAAACAGTGGCTGTCGACCAGGTGCCTGCAGGATGGAAAGCGGTGGATATAGGCGACAGTACGGTGCAGTTATTTACCGAACAGATACGGCAATCTCGTACTATTATCTGGAATGGGCCGATGGGTGTCTTTGAGATGGAACCATTTGCCGGCGGCACCAATGCCTTAGCGCGAGCTATGGCTGAAGTGGAGGGTACTACTATTGTAGGCGGCGGTGATTCCGTGGCAGCAGTGGAAAAGACCGGTGTGGCGAGTCAACTCACCCACATTTCTACCGGCGGCGGTGCATCGTTGGAGTTTTTGGAAGGCAAGGAATTGCCGGGTATCGCAGCTTTGACCGACAAGTAG
- the eno gene encoding phosphopyruvate hydratase translates to MTIINEVVAREILDSRGNPTVEVEMVLESGAVGRAAVPSGASTGAYEAVELRDKDDNRYMGKGVLQAVSNVNNIIAPEVLGLDAVDQLGIDELLLELDGTENKSKLGANALLGVSLAAANAAANALGLPLYQYLGGVNAKEMPVPMMNILNGGEHADNNVDIQEFMVMPVGAESFREGLRMGAEIFHNLKKVLQAKGLNTAVGDEGGFAPNLKSNEEALEVIVAAVEKAGYKPGEDVVLALDVAATELYKEGSYRFEGQGETFTSDQLIDFYSSLIDKYPIISIEDGLSEDDWEGWQRFTAKLGKKVQLVGDDLFVTNTTKLAQGIEMGVANSILIKVNQIGTLTETFDAIEMAKKAGYTAVISHRSGETEDVTIADIAVAANAGQIKTGAPSRTDRVAKYNQLLRIEEDLSYLFRYKGKGVFYNLK, encoded by the coding sequence ATGACCATTATTAATGAAGTAGTGGCAAGGGAGATATTGGACTCTCGGGGTAATCCCACCGTGGAGGTGGAAATGGTTTTAGAAAGTGGTGCAGTGGGTCGCGCCGCAGTACCTTCAGGTGCTTCTACCGGCGCCTACGAAGCAGTGGAGTTAAGAGATAAGGATGACAACCGTTATATGGGCAAAGGTGTGCTGCAGGCGGTAAGCAATGTAAATAATATCATCGCTCCGGAAGTACTTGGGCTTGATGCAGTTGATCAGTTGGGTATCGATGAACTGCTTTTGGAGTTAGATGGAACAGAAAATAAGTCCAAGCTTGGTGCCAATGCGTTATTGGGGGTATCTTTGGCTGCTGCAAACGCCGCCGCAAACGCCTTAGGGCTGCCATTATATCAGTATTTGGGCGGTGTTAACGCCAAAGAAATGCCTGTGCCCATGATGAATATCCTTAATGGCGGCGAACATGCTGACAATAATGTGGATATCCAAGAATTTATGGTTATGCCGGTGGGGGCAGAAAGCTTCCGCGAAGGCTTAAGGATGGGTGCCGAAATATTTCACAATCTGAAAAAGGTGCTTCAGGCCAAAGGGTTAAACACCGCCGTGGGTGATGAAGGCGGCTTTGCCCCGAATCTCAAGTCTAACGAAGAAGCCCTGGAAGTAATTGTGGCAGCTGTTGAAAAAGCAGGATATAAGCCTGGTGAGGATGTGGTATTGGCTTTGGATGTGGCTGCAACAGAGCTGTACAAGGAGGGTTCTTACCGCTTTGAAGGCCAAGGGGAAACCTTCACATCAGACCAGCTGATAGACTTTTACAGCAGCTTAATTGACAAATATCCCATTATTTCAATTGAGGACGGTTTATCTGAGGATGACTGGGAAGGATGGCAGCGTTTTACCGCTAAACTGGGTAAAAAGGTGCAGCTGGTGGGGGATGACTTATTTGTTACCAATACTACCAAACTTGCTCAAGGTATTGAGATGGGGGTAGCCAATTCCATCCTGATTAAGGTCAATCAGATCGGTACATTAACCGAAACTTTTGATGCCATTGAAATGGCGAAGAAAGCAGGGTACACTGCGGTAATCTCACACCGCTCAGGTGAAACGGAAGATGTAACCATTGCCGATATAGCGGTTGCTGCCAATGCCGGACAGATAAAAACCGGCGCACCGTCAAGAACTGACCGAGTGGCAAAGTATAATCAGCTTTTACGTATTGAAGAAGACCTGAGTTATCTGTTTAGGTATAAAGGTAAAGGAGTTTTTTACAATCTCAAATAG
- the tpiA gene encoding triose-phosphate isomerase: protein MRKPIIAGNWKMHKNAAEGTVLVKELKQLSAGNTNVEVVVCPPFTALAGVIAEAKGSGIKVGAQNMHWEEKGAYTGEISPTMLMEMGLDYVIIGHSERRQYFSETDETVNKKVKSAYAHGIKPIVCVGETLEQREAASTEQVVGRQIEEGLAGLEQGQVSELVVAYEPIWAIGTGKTASNADAEKVIAHIRRVLAGMYGEQSAEQVRIQYGGSVKPNNINELMEQPNIDGALVGGAALQAESFAGIVNFKA, encoded by the coding sequence ATGCGTAAACCGATTATTGCTGGTAACTGGAAAATGCATAAGAATGCTGCTGAAGGGACTGTGTTGGTAAAGGAATTGAAACAGCTCTCAGCCGGTAACACCAACGTGGAAGTAGTGGTATGCCCGCCATTTACCGCTTTGGCCGGGGTAATAGCCGAAGCCAAAGGCAGTGGGATTAAGGTAGGTGCTCAAAACATGCATTGGGAAGAAAAAGGCGCCTATACCGGCGAGATTTCGCCCACTATGCTGATGGAAATGGGACTGGATTATGTTATTATCGGGCATTCGGAGCGGCGTCAGTATTTCAGTGAAACGGATGAGACGGTAAATAAAAAGGTAAAAAGCGCTTATGCCCACGGTATTAAACCAATAGTCTGTGTCGGAGAAACACTGGAACAGCGCGAAGCAGCCAGTACCGAACAGGTAGTGGGAAGACAAATTGAGGAGGGCCTAGCCGGTTTGGAGCAGGGTCAGGTGTCGGAATTAGTGGTGGCATACGAGCCCATTTGGGCCATTGGCACCGGGAAAACTGCCTCCAATGCTGATGCGGAAAAAGTAATTGCTCATATTCGTCGGGTATTGGCCGGAATGTATGGCGAGCAGTCGGCTGAGCAGGTAAGAATACAGTACGGCGGCAGTGTTAAACCTAACAATATTAATGAGCTAATGGAGCAGCCTAATATTGATGGCGCTTTAGTGGGTGGCGCGGCGCTGCAGGCGGAGTCTTTTGCCGGAATAGTAAATTTTAAAGCATAG
- the gap gene encoding type I glyceraldehyde-3-phosphate dehydrogenase, producing the protein MAVKVGINGFGRIGRMVFRAALSNPDVEVVAVNDLTDAETNAHLLKYDSIHGILDAEVSAKEGSIVVNGKEIKVLAERDPKNLPWGELGVDIVVEATGLFREGSKAAAHLEGGAKKVIISAPGKNEDLTMVLGVNQDKYNAAEHKIISNASCTTNCLAPVAKVLNDKFGIKRGLMTTVHSYTNDQSILDMAHSDLRRARAAAESIIPTTTGAAKAVALVLPELKGKLNGFAMRVPTANVSVVDLVAELDADVDADTINAALKEAAEGDLKGILQYCEEPLVSKDFNGNPHSSIVDALSTMVIGDRMVKVVSWYDNEWGYSNRVVQLADFIAKQGL; encoded by the coding sequence ATGGCAGTAAAAGTAGGCATTAATGGATTTGGCAGGATTGGCAGAATGGTATTTAGGGCGGCATTGAGTAACCCCGATGTTGAAGTGGTGGCGGTGAACGATCTTACCGATGCCGAGACTAACGCTCATCTGTTGAAGTACGATTCCATCCATGGCATTTTGGATGCGGAAGTATCTGCAAAAGAGGGCAGCATAGTAGTTAACGGTAAGGAAATTAAAGTTTTGGCTGAAAGAGACCCGAAGAATCTGCCCTGGGGAGAATTGGGTGTGGATATAGTGGTGGAGGCCACCGGCTTATTCCGGGAAGGGTCAAAAGCAGCAGCTCACCTGGAAGGCGGGGCTAAAAAGGTGATCATTTCTGCCCCGGGCAAAAATGAAGATCTGACCATGGTATTAGGAGTTAACCAGGACAAATATAATGCCGCTGAACATAAGATTATTTCTAACGCTTCATGTACAACTAACTGCCTCGCTCCAGTTGCCAAAGTATTAAACGACAAATTTGGCATCAAGCGCGGTCTGATGACTACGGTACATTCCTATACTAATGACCAAAGTATATTGGACATGGCTCATTCCGACCTGAGACGCGCTCGGGCGGCAGCCGAATCCATCATTCCTACTACCACCGGTGCAGCAAAAGCAGTAGCTTTGGTACTGCCTGAATTGAAGGGGAAACTTAACGGTTTTGCTATGCGGGTTCCCACTGCCAATGTTTCCGTGGTTGATTTGGTGGCAGAATTAGATGCCGATGTCGATGCAGATACTATTAACGCTGCTTTGAAGGAAGCAGCAGAAGGTGATTTAAAAGGTATCCTGCAATATTGTGAAGAGCCGCTGGTATCCAAGGACTTTAACGGTAATCCTCATTCTTCCATTGTGGATGCACTGTCTACTATGGTAATCGGAGATAGAATGGTAAAGGTTGTCTCGTGGTATGACAACGAATGGGGCTATTCTAACCGCGTGGTGCAGTTAGCTGACTTTATTGCTAAACAGGGGCTGTAA
- the gpmI gene encoding 2,3-bisphosphoglycerate-independent phosphoglycerate mutase has translation MRRINVAKPLMLMILDGWGISTRKQGNALADASLPNFQALLKQYPHTALQASGEAVGLPEGQMGNSEVGHLNIGAGRVVYQEITRINKAIKEGDFSKNPAFLKIMGRVKEQGGALHLMGLLSDGGVHSHIEHLFALLELAKAQGVEKVFVHAFLDGRDVPPANAMEYFDALQKKFAELKLGQVATVMGRYYAMDRDQRWERVAKAFKAMVSAEGIKATFPKAAVERSYDRRVTDEFVEPTVIVDKTGQPVGQVNNNDGVIFFNFRADRAREITRAFVDEDFQGFVRPDGYKPIPFVCMTQYDITIDTPTAFLPQNLVNTLGEVLAAKGMKQLRIAETEKYAHVTFFFNGGAEEENEGEDRILIPSPKVATYNLKPEMSAFEVTEKVLEQIKADKYDVIVLNFANPDMVGHTGIEEAAVKAVETVDECIGKISRVMQKRAAPLLITADHGNVEKMVDLDTGEPHTAHTNDLVPFILVYDKLKHSTLATQGSLRDVAPTMLKLLGIPLPEEMSGKSLAGEEK, from the coding sequence ATGAGGAGGATAAATGTGGCAAAACCGTTAATGCTAATGATACTAGACGGATGGGGTATCAGTACCCGGAAACAGGGTAACGCCCTGGCCGATGCATCACTGCCCAATTTTCAAGCGTTACTTAAACAGTATCCGCATACTGCCTTACAAGCATCGGGAGAGGCTGTGGGATTACCTGAAGGGCAGATGGGCAATTCTGAGGTGGGGCACCTAAATATTGGTGCCGGCAGGGTGGTTTATCAGGAGATTACACGGATAAATAAAGCCATCAAAGAGGGAGATTTTTCTAAGAACCCTGCTTTCTTGAAAATAATGGGCAGGGTAAAGGAACAGGGTGGCGCTTTACACCTGATGGGTTTGTTATCCGACGGCGGTGTACATAGTCACATAGAGCATCTGTTTGCTTTATTGGAACTAGCAAAAGCGCAAGGCGTTGAAAAGGTATTTGTCCATGCTTTTCTCGACGGTCGTGATGTACCGCCGGCTAACGCTATGGAATATTTCGATGCGCTGCAGAAGAAATTTGCTGAATTGAAGCTGGGCCAGGTGGCAACTGTAATGGGACGCTATTACGCCATGGACCGGGACCAGAGGTGGGAACGCGTCGCTAAGGCGTTTAAGGCAATGGTCAGTGCAGAGGGAATTAAGGCTACGTTTCCTAAAGCAGCAGTAGAGCGTTCTTATGACCGACGGGTTACCGATGAGTTTGTAGAACCCACGGTAATTGTGGACAAAACAGGACAGCCTGTGGGCCAGGTTAACAATAATGACGGGGTTATTTTTTTTAACTTTAGGGCAGATAGGGCCAGGGAAATTACTCGGGCATTTGTGGATGAGGATTTTCAAGGATTCGTCAGACCGGATGGATATAAACCGATTCCCTTTGTCTGTATGACCCAGTATGACATAACCATTGATACTCCCACGGCGTTTCTGCCGCAAAATTTGGTGAACACTTTGGGAGAGGTACTTGCGGCAAAGGGTATGAAGCAGCTGCGTATTGCCGAAACGGAAAAGTATGCTCATGTCACTTTCTTTTTCAACGGTGGCGCCGAAGAGGAGAATGAAGGCGAGGACCGGATATTAATTCCTTCACCTAAGGTTGCTACATACAATCTTAAGCCGGAAATGAGTGCCTTTGAGGTGACAGAGAAGGTGTTAGAGCAAATAAAGGCAGATAAGTACGATGTAATAGTGTTGAACTTTGCCAACCCAGATATGGTGGGGCATACCGGAATAGAAGAAGCGGCGGTAAAAGCAGTGGAAACTGTAGATGAATGCATCGGTAAGATAAGCAGGGTAATGCAAAAACGGGCAGCACCGCTGCTCATCACTGCAGATCACGGTAATGTGGAAAAGATGGTAGACTTGGATACCGGCGAACCTCATACGGCGCATACCAACGATTTGGTACCCTTTATTCTTGTGTATGATAAATTAAAACACAGTACATTGGCAACCCAGGGTTCTTTACGGGATGTGGCGCCGACGATGTTGAAACTGCTGGGTATCCCGTTGCCCGAAGAAATGAGCGGGAAAAGTCTGGCGGGGGAAGAAAAATAA
- the yvcK gene encoding uridine diphosphate-N-acetylglucosamine-binding protein YvcK, with translation MNLILKWLYPGLGVKRWILLAVLGIILLGTGIAVLLDFTIWFQLMQTAGTTAIGYLGGQLSRFFAILTAILGLIFLIISLRRLVQSLLLGFLPGNENKVVEILYHQRRLKQGPKITAIGGGTGLSVLLRGLKKYTSNLTAVVTVSDNGGSSGRLRGELGILPPGDARNCLVALADTESLMEEMFNYRFDKGALEGHSLGNLLLAAMTDITGNFDSAVQEISKVLAVRGQVFPSTLCDVGLKARMTDGSWVNGETELVEHPGKIERIFLEPHDAEVLPEVLRQIAEADAVVLGPGSLYTSIIPNLLLKGMISALQKTKAPVFYVCNVMTQPGETDGYTVADHVRAINYHTGASLIDYVLINNREVSPQAAAKYSHQQSFPVIIDEKELMDLDVILITDELIDDTAVVRHQHEKLARRLVKEIFRANSMVERLRMLNAYLGHRLKGIGEDVGG, from the coding sequence ATGAATTTGATACTGAAATGGCTTTATCCCGGGTTGGGGGTGAAGCGCTGGATATTGTTAGCGGTGTTGGGGATTATTCTGCTGGGTACGGGTATAGCAGTTCTACTGGATTTTACCATTTGGTTTCAGCTGATGCAAACGGCGGGGACTACGGCAATAGGTTATCTCGGCGGGCAGCTGTCACGTTTTTTTGCCATTTTAACCGCCATTCTCGGATTGATATTTTTAATAATCAGTCTTCGCCGCTTAGTACAGTCACTGCTGCTGGGATTTTTACCTGGTAATGAAAATAAAGTGGTGGAAATTCTTTACCATCAGCGTCGGCTGAAGCAGGGGCCGAAGATTACGGCCATTGGCGGCGGCACCGGCCTTTCTGTGCTGCTCAGGGGCTTGAAAAAATACACCAGTAACCTAACGGCGGTGGTTACGGTAAGTGATAACGGCGGCAGTTCGGGGCGTCTGCGTGGCGAACTGGGGATACTGCCGCCGGGGGATGCGCGCAACTGTTTGGTTGCTTTGGCGGATACGGAAAGTCTAATGGAGGAAATGTTCAACTATCGTTTCGATAAGGGGGCACTGGAGGGTCATAGCCTGGGCAACCTTTTACTGGCTGCCATGACCGATATCACCGGCAATTTTGATAGCGCGGTACAAGAAATTAGTAAAGTACTGGCCGTGCGCGGACAGGTATTTCCTTCTACGCTTTGTGATGTGGGGCTTAAGGCCAGGATGACCGATGGCAGCTGGGTGAATGGCGAAACGGAATTAGTGGAGCATCCCGGGAAGATAGAAAGAATCTTTCTTGAGCCCCATGATGCAGAGGTCCTGCCCGAGGTGCTGAGACAGATTGCTGAAGCTGATGCGGTGGTGCTGGGGCCGGGCAGTCTCTATACCAGTATTATTCCTAACCTTTTGCTAAAGGGAATGATATCGGCTTTGCAGAAAACTAAAGCACCGGTGTTTTATGTCTGTAATGTTATGACTCAACCCGGTGAGACAGATGGTTATACGGTTGCTGACCATGTGCGCGCGATTAATTATCATACAGGAGCATCGCTAATAGATTATGTGCTTATCAATAACCGGGAGGTATCCCCGCAGGCGGCGGCAAAATATAGTCATCAGCAGTCCTTCCCGGTGATTATCGATGAAAAGGAATTGATGGATTTAGATGTTATTTTGATTACCGATGAATTGATAGACGACACGGCAGTGGTGAGACATCAGCACGAAAAATTAGCGCGAAGGTTGGTTAAGGAGATTTTCCGTGCAAACAGTATGGTGGAGCGGCTGCGCATGCTCAATGCTTACTTAGGTCACCGATTAAAAGGGATCGGTGAAGATGTTGGAGGGTGA